In Streptococcus oralis, a single window of DNA contains:
- a CDS encoding GNAT family N-acetyltransferase, producing MTIELRDVTMGNYFDVLNLDVKEYQKQFIATNAISLAEAYVYTKNGDFVAPLAVYDNDAIIGFVMIAYDKKIGISSGNYLLFRFMIDKNFQNQGYFKPIMDKVLDYVRTAPAGLGNKLWLSYEPENEHARSCYLGYGFKETGEIFENEVVAIYDLTIEK from the coding sequence ATGACAATTGAACTAAGAGATGTTACAATGGGAAATTATTTTGATGTTTTGAATTTGGATGTCAAGGAATATCAAAAACAATTCATTGCAACCAACGCAATTAGTTTAGCTGAAGCATATGTCTACACTAAAAATGGAGATTTTGTAGCTCCATTGGCAGTTTATGATAATGATGCAATTATAGGTTTTGTGATGATAGCTTATGATAAAAAGATCGGAATTAGTAGTGGAAATTATTTACTATTTCGTTTTATGATTGATAAGAATTTTCAAAATCAAGGATATTTTAAACCAATTATGGATAAAGTGCTGGACTATGTTCGGACAGCGCCAGCAGGTTTAGGCAATAAACTTTGGTTGTCTTATGAACCAGAAAATGAACATGCAAGATCTTGTTACCTCGGTTATGGATTTAAAGAAACTGGGGAAATATTTGAGAACGAAGTAGTAGCAATCTATGATTTAACAATTGAGAAATAA
- a CDS encoding 4-oxalocrotonate tautomerase has product MPFVRIDLFEGRTLEQKKALAKEVTEAVVRNTGAPQSAVHVIINDMPEGTYFPQGEMRTK; this is encoded by the coding sequence ATGCCATTTGTTCGCATCGATTTGTTTGAAGGACGTACGCTCGAGCAAAAGAAAGCTCTTGCTAAGGAGGTTACTGAAGCAGTTGTCCGCAACACAGGAGCACCTCAGTCTGCTGTTCATGTCATTATCAACGACATGCCTGAAGGAACCTATTTCCCTCAAGGTGAAATGCGTACCAAATAA
- a CDS encoding aspartate-semialdehyde dehydrogenase — MGYTVAVVGATGAVGAQMIKMLEESTLPIEKIRYLASARSAGKTLKFKDQDITIEETTETAFEGVDIALFSAGGSTSAKYAPYAVQAGAVVVDNTSYFRQNPDVPLVVPEVNAHALDAHNGIIACPNCSTIQMMVALEPVRQKWGLDRIIVSTYQAVSGAGMGAILETQRELREVLNDGVNPRDLHAEILPSGGDKKHYPIAFNALPQIDVFTDNDYTYEEMKMTKETKKIMEDDSIAVSATCVRIPVLSAHSESVYIETKEVAPIEEVKAAIAAFPGAVLEDDVAHQIYPQAINAVGSRDTFVGRIRKDLDAEKGIHMWVVSDNLLKGAAWNSVQIAETLHERGLVRPTAELKFELK, encoded by the coding sequence ATGGGATATACAGTTGCTGTAGTCGGCGCGACAGGTGCTGTCGGAGCTCAGATGATAAAAATGTTGGAAGAATCAACACTTCCTATCGAAAAAATTCGTTACCTTGCTTCTGCACGTTCAGCAGGCAAGACTTTGAAATTTAAAGACCAAGATATTACGATTGAAGAAACGACTGAGACCGCTTTTGAGGGTGTTGATATTGCACTCTTCTCAGCAGGCGGTTCGACATCAGCTAAGTATGCACCATACGCAGTTCAAGCTGGAGCTGTAGTAGTAGATAACACATCTTATTTCCGTCAAAATCCAGATGTACCACTGGTTGTTCCAGAGGTCAATGCTCATGCACTTGATGCCCACAACGGAATTATTGCCTGCCCTAACTGTTCAACAATCCAAATGATGGTGGCTCTTGAGCCTGTTCGTCAAAAATGGGGCTTGGACCGTATCATAGTTTCAACTTACCAAGCGGTTTCAGGTGCTGGTATGGGAGCGATTCTTGAAACACAACGTGAACTCCGTGAAGTCTTGAATGACGGTGTGAATCCACGTGATTTGCATGCGGAAATTTTGCCTTCAGGTGGTGACAAGAAACACTATCCTATCGCTTTTAACGCTCTTCCACAAATCGATGTCTTTACTGACAATGATTACACTTATGAAGAGATGAAGATGACCAAGGAAACGAAGAAAATCATGGAAGATGATAGCATCGCAGTGTCTGCAACATGTGTGCGTATTCCTGTCTTGTCAGCTCACTCTGAGTCTGTTTATATCGAAACAAAAGAAGTGGCTCCAATCGAAGAAGTGAAAGCAGCTATTGCAGCCTTTCCAGGTGCTGTTCTTGAGGATGACGTAGCGCATCAAATCTATCCGCAAGCCATCAATGCAGTTGGTTCACGTGATACCTTTGTTGGTCGTATCCGTAAAGACTTGGATGCTGAAAAAGGAATCCACATGTGGGTTGTTTCAGATAACCTTCTTAAAGGTGCTGCTTGGAACTCAGTTCAGATCGCAGAAACACTTCACGAACGTGGATTGGTTCGTCCAACAGCTGAGTTGAAATTTGAATTAAAATAG
- a CDS encoding GtrA family protein, which translates to MKNQIKAFFDNEILSYLFFGSATTLVSILSRLAIYHISHQEILATALANIIGILFAFITNDTFVFKQERKNWPIRLVKFFLARLSTLGLDLLLTYIFVTTFPDVIGQFVKYNIDRVNTIETILAQILIIILNYILSKIYIFKGGN; encoded by the coding sequence ATGAAAAATCAAATTAAGGCTTTTTTTGATAATGAAATCCTCTCCTATCTATTTTTTGGTAGTGCTACTACCTTGGTATCTATTTTATCACGTTTAGCTATCTATCATATCAGCCATCAGGAAATCCTAGCAACTGCACTGGCAAATATTATCGGTATTCTTTTTGCCTTTATCACTAATGATACATTTGTTTTTAAACAAGAGAGGAAGAATTGGCCAATTCGACTAGTTAAATTTTTCTTAGCTCGTCTCTCTACTCTTGGTCTGGACCTTCTTTTAACTTATATCTTTGTTACAACCTTTCCTGATGTTATTGGCCAGTTTGTTAAATATAATATAGATAGAGTTAATACTATCGAGACCATACTAGCACAGATATTGATCATTATTTTAAACTATATTCTCAGTAAAATTTATATTTTTAAAGGGGGCAACTGA
- a CDS encoding QueT transporter family protein codes for MKKLTVRDMADIAIVAAIYVVLTITPPLNAISYGAYQFRISEMMNFLAFYNPKYIIGVTIGCMIANFFSFGIIDVFVGGGSTLIFLSLGVWLFSKYKEDYLFNGLIRKDHFFFSILFSISMITIAAELHIVAEAPFFFTWFSTGIGEFASLIVGAILIGKLGQRIDLTK; via the coding sequence ATGAAAAAATTAACTGTTCGCGACATGGCAGATATTGCTATTGTTGCTGCTATCTATGTGGTTTTGACCATTACCCCACCACTAAATGCTATTAGCTACGGTGCTTACCAGTTCCGTATTTCTGAGATGATGAATTTTTTGGCTTTTTACAACCCTAAATACATCATCGGTGTGACGATTGGTTGTATGATTGCTAATTTCTTTAGTTTTGGCATAATTGATGTCTTTGTCGGTGGAGGATCTACTCTAATTTTCCTTAGTCTAGGTGTTTGGCTCTTTAGCAAGTATAAGGAAGACTATTTGTTCAATGGTTTGATTCGAAAAGATCATTTCTTCTTTTCAATCCTCTTCTCAATTTCAATGATTACCATTGCAGCAGAACTTCATATCGTTGCTGAAGCTCCATTCTTTTTCACTTGGTTTTCTACAGGAATTGGAGAGTTTGCATCGCTTATCGTTGGTGCAATCCTAATCGGAAAACTGGGACAGCGAATCGATTTAACAAAATAA
- the prfA gene encoding peptide chain release factor 1, giving the protein MNIYDQLQAVEDRYEELGELLSDPDVVSDTQRFMELSKEEASTRDTVTAYREYKQVLQNIVDAEEMIKESGGDADLEEMAKQELKDAKAEKEEYEEKLKILLLPKDPNDDKNIILEIRGAAGGDEAALFAGDLLTMYQKYAEAQGWRFEVMEASMNGVGGFKEVVAMVSGQSVYSKLKYESGAHRVQRVPVTESQGRVHTSTATVLVMPEVEEVEYDIDPKDLRVDIYHASGAGGQNVNKVATAVRIVHLPTNIKVEMQEERTQQKNREKAMKIIRARVADHFAQIAQDEQDAERKSTIGTGDRSERIRTYNFPQNRVTDHRIGLTLQKLDTILSGKLDEVVDALVLYDQTQKLEELNK; this is encoded by the coding sequence ATGAACATCTATGATCAACTACAAGCTGTAGAAGACCGTTATGAAGAATTAGGAGAATTGCTGAGTGACCCTGATGTCGTTTCAGACACCCAACGCTTCATGGAGCTTTCAAAAGAAGAGGCTTCAACTCGTGATACGGTAACAGCCTACCGTGAGTACAAACAAGTTCTTCAAAACATCGTTGATGCCGAAGAGATGATTAAAGAATCAGGCGGAGATGCGGACTTGGAAGAAATGGCCAAGCAAGAACTCAAAGATGCCAAGGCTGAAAAAGAAGAATACGAAGAAAAACTCAAAATCTTGCTCCTTCCAAAGGATCCAAACGATGATAAGAACATCATCCTTGAAATCCGTGGAGCAGCTGGTGGAGATGAAGCAGCACTTTTCGCTGGAGACCTTCTAACCATGTACCAAAAGTATGCGGAAGCCCAAGGCTGGCGCTTTGAAGTCATGGAAGCTTCTATGAATGGTGTCGGTGGTTTCAAGGAAGTGGTTGCTATGGTTTCTGGTCAATCTGTATATTCTAAGCTTAAGTACGAATCAGGTGCCCACCGTGTGCAACGTGTCCCTGTGACAGAAAGCCAAGGTCGTGTACATACTTCGACAGCGACAGTCCTTGTCATGCCTGAAGTGGAAGAAGTAGAATACGATATTGATCCAAAAGACCTTCGTGTTGATATCTACCACGCATCTGGTGCTGGTGGTCAGAACGTCAATAAGGTTGCGACTGCCGTGCGTATCGTTCACTTGCCAACCAATATCAAGGTTGAGATGCAGGAAGAACGTACCCAGCAGAAAAACCGTGAGAAGGCCATGAAAATCATCCGTGCGCGTGTTGCTGACCACTTTGCACAAATTGCCCAGGATGAACAAGACGCTGAACGTAAGTCTACTATCGGTACTGGTGACCGTTCAGAACGTATTCGTACATATAACTTCCCACAAAACCGTGTCACAGACCACCGTATTGGCTTGACTCTCCAAAAACTAGATACCATCTTGTCTGGTAAATTGGATGAAGTTGTGGATGCCTTGGTTCTTTATGACCAAACACAAAAATTAGAAGAATTAAACAAATAA
- the dapA gene encoding 4-hydroxy-tetrahydrodipicolinate synthase yields the protein MSYQDLKECKIITAFITPFHEDGSINFDAIPALIEHLLAHHTDGILLAGTTAESPTLTHDEELQLFAAVQKIVNGRVPLIAGVGTNDTRDSIEFVKEVADFGGFAAGLAIVPYYNKPSQEGMYQHFKAIADASDLPIIIYNIPGRVVVELTPETLLRLADHPNIIGVKECTSLANMAYLIEHKPEEFLIYTGEDGDAFHAMNLGADGVISVASHTNGDEMHEMLTAIAESDMKKAAAIQRKFIPKVNALFSYPSPAPVKAVLNYMGFEAGPTRLPLVPAPEEDAKRIIKVVVDGDYEATKATVTGVLRPDY from the coding sequence ATGTCTTATCAAGATTTAAAAGAGTGTAAAATCATCACAGCCTTTATTACCCCTTTCCATGAGGATGGTTCCATCAACTTTGATGCCATTCCAGCCTTGATTGAGCATTTATTGGCCCATCACACAGACGGCATTCTCCTAGCTGGAACAACTGCTGAGAGTCCAACTTTGACTCACGATGAGGAGTTGCAACTCTTTGCAGCTGTACAAAAGATTGTTAATGGACGCGTTCCTTTGATTGCGGGTGTAGGTACCAATGATACACGTGACTCGATCGAATTTGTCAAAGAAGTCGCAGACTTTGGTGGCTTCGCTGCTGGACTTGCTATCGTACCATACTACAACAAACCTTCTCAAGAAGGAATGTATCAGCACTTTAAAGCGATTGCAGATGCTTCTGACTTACCTATTATCATCTATAACATTCCAGGGCGTGTAGTTGTTGAATTAACTCCAGAAACCTTGCTTCGTTTGGCTGACCATCCAAATATCATCGGTGTTAAAGAATGTACCAGCTTGGCCAATATGGCTTACTTGATTGAGCACAAGCCAGAAGAATTCTTGATTTATACAGGTGAAGATGGAGATGCCTTCCATGCCATGAACCTTGGTGCGGATGGGGTTATTTCTGTTGCCTCCCATACAAATGGAGATGAGATGCACGAGATGCTCACTGCCATTGCAGAAAGCGATATGAAGAAAGCAGCAGCTATTCAACGTAAATTCATTCCTAAGGTCAACGCCCTCTTCTCTTATCCAAGTCCTGCTCCAGTTAAGGCTGTTTTGAACTATATGGGATTTGAAGCTGGACCAACTCGATTACCTCTAGTTCCAGCACCAGAAGAAGATGCTAAACGCATCATCAAGGTTGTTGTAGATGGTGACTACGAAGCAACTAAGGCAACCGTAACAGGTGTCCTTAGACCAGATTACTAA
- the mnmE gene encoding tRNA uridine-5-carboxymethylaminomethyl(34) synthesis GTPase MnmE, translated as MITREFDTIAAISTPLGEGAIGIVRLSGTDSFAIAQKIFKGKDLSKVTSHTLNYGHIIDPLTGKVMDEVMIGAMKSPKTFTREDIIEINTHGGIAVTNEILQLAIREGARLAEPGEFTKRAFLNGRVDLTQAEAVMDIIRAKTDKAMNIAVKQLDGSLSDLINNTRQEILNTLAQVEVNIDYPEYDDVEEATTAVVREKTMEFEQLLTNLLRTARRGKILREGISTAIIGRPNVGKSSLLNNLLREEKAIVTDIAGTTRDVIEEYVNINGVPLKLIDTAGIRETDDIVEQIGVERSRKALKEADLVLLVLNASEPLTAQDRQLLEISQDTNRIILLNKTDLPEAIETSELPEDVIRISVLKNQNIDKIEERINDLFFENAGLVEQDATYLSNARHISLIEKAVESLQAVNEGLELGMPVDLLQVDLTRTWEILGEITGDAAPDELITQLFSQFCLGK; from the coding sequence ATGATTACACGTGAATTTGATACCATCGCTGCTATCTCTACTCCACTAGGTGAAGGGGCCATTGGTATTGTCCGTTTGAGCGGAACAGATAGTTTTGCTATTGCGCAAAAGATTTTTAAAGGCAAGGATTTGAGTAAGGTTACCAGCCATACTCTTAACTACGGGCATATTATTGATCCTTTGACTGGTAAGGTCATGGACGAGGTTATGATTGGAGCTATGAAATCTCCAAAGACCTTCACTCGCGAGGACATTATCGAGATTAACACCCACGGTGGGATTGCCGTCACCAATGAGATTCTCCAGTTAGCTATCCGTGAAGGAGCTCGATTGGCTGAACCTGGTGAATTTACCAAGCGCGCCTTTCTAAACGGTCGTGTAGATTTGACACAGGCTGAGGCGGTGATGGACATCATCCGCGCCAAGACAGACAAGGCTATGAATATTGCAGTTAAGCAATTGGACGGCTCCCTTTCTGACCTCATTAATAATACCCGCCAAGAAATCCTCAATACACTTGCCCAAGTCGAGGTCAATATCGACTATCCTGAGTATGATGATGTTGAGGAAGCTACTACTGCTGTTGTCCGTGAGAAAACTATGGAGTTTGAGCAATTGCTAACTAATCTCCTTAGGACAGCACGTCGAGGTAAAATCCTCCGTGAGGGAATTTCAACTGCCATCATCGGTCGTCCCAACGTTGGGAAATCGAGCCTGCTCAACAACCTCCTGCGTGAAGAAAAGGCCATCGTTACAGACATCGCTGGTACTACCCGTGATGTCATCGAAGAATACGTCAACATCAATGGTGTTCCTCTCAAATTGATTGATACAGCTGGTATTCGGGAAACAGATGACATCGTGGAACAAATCGGTGTCGAACGTTCTAGAAAAGCCCTCAAGGAAGCTGACTTGGTACTACTAGTACTAAATGCCAGTGAACCACTGACCGCCCAAGATCGCCAACTCTTAGAAATCAGCCAAGATACCAACCGCATTATTCTACTTAATAAAACGGATCTTCCTGAAGCGATTGAAACTTCGGAACTACCTGAAGATGTCATCCGTATTTCAGTTCTTAAAAACCAAAACATTGATAAGATCGAAGAGCGTATTAACGATCTCTTCTTTGAAAATGCTGGTTTGGTCGAGCAAGATGCTACTTACTTGTCAAATGCCCGTCATATTTCCTTGATTGAAAAGGCCGTTGAAAGCCTACAAGCAGTTAATGAAGGTCTTGAGCTGGGTATGCCAGTTGATTTGTTGCAAGTTGACTTGACCCGTACTTGGGAAATCCTAGGAGAAATCACTGGAGATGCAGCACCAGATGAACTCATCACCCAACTCTTTAGCCAATTCTGTTTAGGAAAATAA
- the srtB gene encoding class B sortase, with protein MKTSTSRKVIKVILSLFLAFFCLFTADRVLASDYDHYNPIEKDASSTGFETLQHLNKDVCGWISLDGTKVDYPLLQSQDNVKYLDRNAFGDYTVSGSIFLDYRFNPNFTDFNTIIYGHSMASGAMFGEIQKFADQDFFENHRYGSIYYNGRERGLEIFGILEVDAYDTEIYRTLSSNDEEHQAYYQYLLSKAKYKRDVSLTSTDKIVLLSTCFLNITNGRHILLAKITDAPVKAAQDKSGEAVGTRYFDQGLPTHWIYILAFLLLIIVILLLVVIILIMRRDKKTKDKKK; from the coding sequence CCCTCTTTCTAGCTTTTTTCTGTCTTTTTACAGCTGATAGAGTACTTGCGAGTGACTACGATCATTATAATCCCATTGAAAAGGATGCCAGCAGTACGGGCTTTGAAACCTTGCAGCACCTCAACAAGGATGTTTGTGGTTGGATTAGCCTCGATGGGACCAAGGTAGACTATCCCCTCTTGCAGAGTCAGGACAATGTCAAATACCTTGACCGCAATGCTTTTGGCGATTATACTGTGTCAGGTTCTATATTTCTAGACTATCGTTTTAATCCAAATTTTACTGACTTTAACACTATTATCTACGGTCACTCCATGGCTTCTGGTGCTATGTTTGGGGAGATTCAAAAATTTGCAGATCAAGATTTTTTTGAAAATCATCGCTATGGTTCTATCTACTACAATGGTCGTGAACGTGGTCTTGAGATTTTTGGGATTTTAGAAGTGGATGCCTATGACACGGAGATTTACCGGACTTTGAGTTCCAACGATGAGGAACACCAGGCTTACTATCAGTATTTGCTAAGTAAAGCCAAGTACAAGCGAGATGTCTCCTTGACCTCAACGGACAAGATTGTTTTGTTAAGCACCTGTTTCCTTAACATTACCAACGGACGACATATCCTCTTAGCTAAAATAACGGATGCACCAGTAAAAGCAGCCCAGGATAAAAGTGGAGAAGCTGTAGGGACGCGGTATTTCGATCAAGGGCTACCAACGCATTGGATTTATATCCTTGCCTTTCTTCTCCTGATTATCGTTATTTTACTCCTTGTCGTTATCATCCTAATCATGAGACGAGATAAAAAGACTAAAGACAAAAAGAAATAG
- a CDS encoding thymidine kinase encodes MAQLYYRYGTMNSGKTIEILKVAYNYEEQGKGVVIMTSALDTRDGVGYVSSRIGMKRPAIAIEETTDIFGYIRDLPEKPYCVLVDEAQFLKRHHVYDLARVVDELDIPVMAFGLKNDFRNELFEGSKYLLLLADKIDEIKTICQYCKKKATMVLRTQDGVPVYDGEQIQIGGNETYISVCRKHYFAPMISSNKEQNYDN; translated from the coding sequence ATGGCACAGTTGTATTATCGTTATGGGACTATGAACTCAGGTAAAACGATTGAGATTCTTAAGGTAGCCTATAACTATGAGGAGCAAGGAAAGGGAGTTGTGATTATGACTTCGGCTCTGGATACGCGTGACGGTGTTGGCTATGTGTCGAGTCGAATCGGCATGAAACGACCAGCCATTGCGATTGAGGAAACGACAGATATCTTCGGCTATATCCGAGACTTACCTGAAAAACCTTACTGTGTGTTGGTCGATGAGGCTCAGTTTCTCAAGCGTCACCATGTTTACGACCTAGCTCGTGTGGTGGATGAGTTAGACATACCTGTCATGGCTTTTGGTTTGAAGAATGACTTTCGCAATGAATTGTTCGAAGGCTCCAAATATCTCTTGCTTTTAGCAGATAAAATCGATGAGATAAAGACCATCTGTCAGTATTGTAAGAAAAAGGCGACCATGGTGTTGCGAACTCAAGATGGCGTGCCAGTCTATGATGGCGAACAAATTCAAATCGGTGGCAATGAAACCTATATATCAGTCTGCCGAAAACATTATTTTGCCCCAATGATATCATCTAATAAGGAGCAAAACTATGACAATTGA
- a CDS encoding L-threonylcarbamoyladenylate synthase, producing MMDRIRQELEKGGAVVLPTETVYGLFAKALDEKAVDHVYQLKRRPRDKALNLNVASLEDILHFSKNQPTYLQKLVEAFLPGPLTIILEANDRVPYWVNSGLATVGFRMPSHPITLDLIRETGPLIGPSANISGQASGVTFAQILEDFDQEVLGLEDDAFLTGQDSTILDLSGDKVKILRQGAIKREDILAQLPEISFEEE from the coding sequence ATGATGGACAGGATTAGACAAGAGTTGGAAAAGGGCGGGGCTGTTGTTCTACCAACCGAGACAGTTTATGGTCTCTTTGCTAAGGCCTTAGATGAAAAAGCTGTCGACCATGTTTACCAACTAAAACGTCGTCCCAGAGACAAGGCACTCAATCTTAATGTCGCTTCTCTAGAGGATATCTTGCACTTTTCAAAGAATCAGCCAACTTATCTACAAAAGCTTGTAGAGGCCTTTTTACCGGGTCCCTTGACCATTATCCTCGAAGCCAATGACCGAGTTCCCTATTGGGTCAACTCTGGTCTTGCAACTGTCGGATTTCGGATGCCGAGTCACCCCATTACACTTGATTTGATTCGAGAGACAGGTCCTTTGATTGGGCCGTCTGCCAATATCTCGGGTCAGGCGAGTGGAGTGACCTTTGCTCAAATTCTAGAGGATTTTGACCAAGAGGTTTTGGGGCTGGAGGACGACGCTTTTCTAACTGGACAGGATTCGACGATTTTGGATTTGTCTGGAGATAAGGTGAAAATCTTACGCCAGGGGGCGATTAAGCGAGAAGATATTCTTGCACAGTTGCCAGAGATTTCTTTTGAGGAGGAATGA
- the prmC gene encoding peptide chain release factor N(5)-glutamine methyltransferase, protein MKLAQLFSDFEEELVRQGEEAESLSFVYRSLKNLSFTDFVFALQQEVTKEEENFVEEIYQQLVAHKPAQYIIGHADFFGMQLKVDERVLIPRPETEELVELILVENLEDKLKVLDIGTGSGAIALALAKNRPDWSVTAADISQDALELASENAKNQNLNIFFKKSDCFAEISEKYDIIVSNPPYISRKDESEVGLNVLHSEPHLALFADEDGLAIYRRIAEDAKDYLTDGGKIYLEIGYKQGQSVPALFRKHLPEKRVRTLKDQFGQDRMVVVDDGQD, encoded by the coding sequence ATGAAATTAGCTCAATTATTTTCAGATTTTGAAGAAGAGTTGGTTAGACAAGGAGAGGAAGCTGAAAGCCTCTCTTTTGTCTATCGTAGCCTAAAAAATCTCTCTTTTACGGACTTTGTCTTTGCTCTTCAGCAGGAAGTGACAAAAGAGGAAGAAAATTTTGTAGAAGAAATTTACCAGCAGTTAGTGGCTCACAAACCGGCGCAGTACATCATTGGTCACGCAGATTTCTTTGGAATGCAGTTAAAAGTGGATGAGCGGGTTTTGATTCCTCGTCCAGAAACAGAAGAGTTGGTGGAACTTATCCTAGTCGAAAATCTTGAGGATAAGCTTAAGGTCCTAGATATCGGAACTGGAAGTGGCGCCATAGCTCTCGCATTAGCAAAAAACAGACCAGATTGGTCAGTGACAGCAGCAGATATTTCCCAAGATGCCTTAGAGCTTGCATCAGAGAATGCTAAAAATCAAAATCTTAATATATTTTTTAAAAAATCTGATTGTTTTGCAGAAATTTCTGAAAAATATGATATAATTGTATCCAATCCACCCTATATCTCTCGTAAAGATGAGTCAGAGGTCGGTTTGAATGTTTTGCATTCAGAACCTCATCTAGCTCTCTTTGCAGATGAGGATGGCCTAGCTATTTATCGCAGAATTGCGGAAGATGCAAAAGACTATCTCACAGATGGTGGTAAGATTTACCTTGAAATTGGATACAAGCAAGGTCAAAGTGTTCCTGCGCTTTTTAGGAAACATCTTCCTGAAAAACGGGTACGAACACTCAAGGACCAATTTGGTCAAGATAGGATGGTTGTAGTTGATGATGGACAGGATTAG
- the hemH gene encoding ferrochelatase → MKKAILMMTFGSPEEISFEGVAEFFTNIRRGVRPQDHEIQTLYDNYVLIGGTPLQRITREEVALVRERIGEEYGIYFANKFSRPFIPDVIKQMEADGVEECICLILEPHYSFYSVMGYEKFLESQQIRFLVIKDWYQQQPLLDFWTDEISKILRNHVGEETFKVIFSAHSVPIFALDYGDPYIDQIFDNSKLIAEQLGLTADQYTNTWQSESDIGIPWIKPDVLEYLREQKQHPEHYIFIPISFISEHIEVLFDNDVECYELCQELGVTYHRPPMPNTDSRLIDALVATVRANEDKEFKAFLPEEETFDELAPSATTKDIMEETDDLQMPEFVKKLIEKKGRENVKMPYLIKKMLEKAGKLPKE, encoded by the coding sequence ATGAAAAAAGCAATATTAATGATGACCTTTGGATCTCCAGAGGAGATTAGTTTTGAAGGAGTCGCAGAATTTTTTACAAACATTCGTCGTGGTGTTAGACCCCAAGACCACGAGATTCAGACCCTCTATGACAACTACGTCCTTATCGGTGGGACACCTTTGCAGCGGATTACAAGGGAAGAAGTTGCTTTAGTAAGAGAACGTATAGGGGAGGAGTACGGTATCTACTTTGCCAATAAGTTTTCTCGCCCCTTTATTCCAGACGTGATCAAGCAGATGGAAGCTGATGGTGTTGAAGAATGTATCTGCTTGATTTTGGAACCTCATTATTCCTTTTACTCGGTGATGGGGTATGAAAAGTTTTTGGAAAGTCAGCAGATCCGATTTTTAGTAATTAAGGACTGGTATCAACAACAGCCTTTGCTGGACTTCTGGACAGATGAGATTAGCAAAATTTTACGAAATCATGTGGGAGAAGAAACTTTCAAGGTAATCTTTTCAGCTCACAGTGTTCCCATTTTCGCCTTAGACTATGGAGATCCTTATATTGATCAGATTTTCGATAATAGCAAGCTAATTGCTGAACAACTCGGCCTAACAGCTGACCAGTATACCAATACTTGGCAGAGCGAAAGCGATATTGGAATCCCTTGGATCAAGCCAGATGTCTTAGAGTATTTACGAGAACAAAAGCAACATCCCGAGCATTATATTTTTATCCCGATTAGTTTTATCAGTGAGCACATTGAAGTCTTGTTTGACAACGATGTAGAATGTTATGAGTTGTGTCAAGAATTAGGTGTCACCTACCATCGTCCACCTATGCCCAATACAGATAGCCGTTTAATTGACGCTTTAGTTGCTACTGTACGAGCCAATGAAGACAAAGAATTTAAAGCTTTTCTCCCAGAAGAAGAAACATTTGATGAGTTAGCGCCTTCGGCAACTACAAAGGACATCATGGAGGAGACAGACGATCTTCAGATGCCAGAATTTGTCAAAAAACTCATTGAGAAAAAAGGCCGTGAAAATGTGAAGATGCCTTACTTGATTAAGAAAATGCTCGAAAAGGCTGGGAAGTTACCAAAAGAGTAA
- the mscL gene encoding large conductance mechanosensitive channel protein MscL — protein sequence MLKDLKAFLLRGNVVDLAVGVIIASAFGAIVTSFVNDIITPLLLNPALEAAKVQNIAELAWNGVTYGKFLSAVINFLVVGTVLFFVIKGIEKAQNLRKKEEVVEEAPAAPTELEVLQEIKALLEKK from the coding sequence ATGTTAAAGGATCTTAAAGCATTTTTGCTTCGTGGTAATGTCGTTGACCTCGCTGTCGGTGTGATCATTGCCTCTGCATTTGGTGCTATCGTTACTTCATTTGTTAATGATATCATCACTCCACTTCTCTTGAACCCAGCCTTGGAAGCTGCGAAAGTACAAAATATCGCTGAGCTTGCATGGAATGGTGTTACATATGGTAAATTCTTGAGCGCTGTTATCAACTTCCTTGTTGTGGGTACAGTTCTCTTCTTCGTTATCAAAGGTATTGAAAAAGCGCAAAACCTCCGTAAGAAAGAGGAAGTGGTTGAGGAAGCTCCTGCTGCTCCAACTGAACTCGAAGTTCTTCAAGAAATCAAAGCTCTTCTTGAGAAAAAATAA